The proteins below are encoded in one region of Apium graveolens cultivar Ventura chromosome 4, ASM990537v1, whole genome shotgun sequence:
- the LOC141718354 gene encoding putative peroxidase 26 — protein sequence MNPTKVGLLDYSCYVKCRNHKIIESQLGPHPVLLGRRDGFESNTTSVNLPPPSISWQGALAFFKSKGLDVQNISTLLGIWHTMGSTHCSYILDRLYNFNKTGKPNPTMNKTLLKDLQKRCPLINKKRQSQQLMFLNPDIAKTYRLNNTYYKRVLTNKSLEVNQQLLYDSDTNDFTDQYANYFEDFRRGFGLSITRMGGIQVLTGKKGEIRRNCRVRNKS from the exons ATGAATCCAACCAA GGTAGGACTTCTAGATTATTCGTGCTACGTGAAGTGCCGGAACCATAAGATTATAGAATCAC AACTCGGTCCACACCCTGTTTTGTTGGGAAGAAGAGATGGATTCGAATCAAATACAACTTCAGTAAACCTTCCTCCACCTTCCATTTCCTGGCAAGGAGCTCTTGCATTTTTCAAATCCAAGGGTCTAGATGTTCAAAACATCTCTACACTTTTGG GTATTTGGCACACAATGGGAAGCACACATTGCTCCTACATTCTTGATCGACTCTACAACTTCAACAAAACGGGAAAACCAAATCCAACAATGAATAAAACTCTACTAAAAGATTTACAGAAGAGATGCCCGTTAATCAATAAAAAGAGACAAAGCCAGCAGCTCATGTTTCTTAATCCAGACATTGCCAAAACCTACAGACTCAACAATACATACTACAAAAGAGTGCTCACAAATAAATCTCTTGAAGTTAATCAGCAGCTACTCTACGACAGTGACACTAATGATTTTACAGACCAATATGCAAATTATTTTGAGGACTTTCGGAGGGGTTTTGGTTTATCAATAACACGAATGGGAGGCATTCAAGTGTTGACAGGAAAAAAGGGAGAAATACGTAGAAACTGTCGAGTCAGAAACAAGTCATAG